CACGGACACGACGGGCACCGGGAACTCGCTGCTCATGCGCTCCCCGCACGTCCTCCAGATGATCATGGACAGCCTGCGGTACTGGGTGACCGAGATGCACGTGGACGGCTTCCGCTTCGACCTGGCGGCCACCCTGGCCCGGCAGTTCCACGAGGTGGACCGGCTGTCCTCGTTCTTCGACCTCGTCCAGCAGGACCCGGTGGTGAGCCAGGTGAAGCTGATCGCCGAGCCGTGGGACGTGGGCGAGGGCGGTTACCAGGTGGGCAACTTCCCGCCGCTGTGGACCGAGTGGAACGGCAAGTACCGGGACTGCGTACGGGACCTGTGGCGGGGCGAGCCCCGTACGCTCGCCGAGTTCGCCTCCCGCCTGACGGGCTCGTCCGACCTCTACCAGGACGACGGGCGCCGCCCGCTCGCCTCGGTCAACTTCGTGACCTGCCACGACGGTTTCACGCTGCGCGACCTCGTCTCGTACAACGAGAAGCACAACGAGGCGAACGGCGAGGGCAATCGGGACGGCGAGAGCTACAACCGCTCGTGGAACTGCGGCGAGGAGGGCGACACCGAGGACGTCGGGATCACCGAGCTGCGCGCCCGCCAGATGCGCAACTTCCTCGCCACGCTGATGCTGTCGCAGGGTGTGCCGATGCTGAGCCACGGCGACGAGTTCGGGCGGACGCAGGGCGGCAACAACAACGCGTACTGCCAGGACAACGAGGTGTCCTGGGTGCGGTGGCCGAAGGCCAACAGCGAGGCGGAGGCCACGCTCCTGCGCTTCACCCGGTCGATGGTGCGGCTGCGGCGGGAGCATCCGGTCTTCCGGCGGCGCCGCTTCTTCCACGGGCGGCCGGTGGAGGGCACCCACGACGAGCTCACCGACATCGCGTGGTTCACCCCCGAGGGCGAGGAGATGACGTCGAGGGACTGGCAGGCCGCGCACGCCCAGGCGTTGACGGTCTTCCTCAACGGCAACGCCATCTCGGAGCCGGGGACGCAGGGCGAGCGGATCGCCGACGACTCCTTCCTGCTGATGTTCAACGCCTCGGCGAAGGAGCTGGAGTTCGTGGTGCCGGACAGCCACGGCCGGTACTGGCGGATGGTCGTGGACACCTCCGACCCGGAGGGCATGCCGCCGCAGGAGGGTCCGGAGCTGGCGGGCGGCGAGCGGGTGACGCTCGCGCCGCTCAGTCTGACCGTGCTGCGACGGCCGGCCTGACCTCCCGTACGGGAGGCGTCACCCGCACCGTCCAGGACAGCAGCGCGCAGGCCACGGCCGCCCCCACCGCCACCGCGAAGGCGGCGGGGGCGCCGTGGCCCTCGGCGAGGCGCCCCGAGACGGCGAGGGCGAGGGCCTGGCCGCCGACGATCCCGCTGGTGAGGAAGGCCATGGACTCGGCGAGCCGGGCGGCCGGCACGGTCCGCTCGGTGAGCCCGAAGACCGTGATCAGGTGCGGGGCGTAGGCGGCGCCGAGGACGACCACGACCGCGTACAGCGCGCCGAGGGAGCCGACGAAGAGCAGCGGCACGGAGAGGACGACGAGCCCGGCGGTGGCGGCGCGCCAGCGCGTGGTGAGCCCGATGCGGGCGGGCAGGGCGGCGAGGGAGAGGCCGACGGCGGCGCTCATCACGCCCATCGCCGCGTAGACGAGCCCCGCCTGCGCGGGCGCGCCGAGCTCCTCGGTGAGCGCGGTGATGCCGGCCTGGGAGGCGCCGAACATCGCGCCCTGGAGGACCATCGTGCCGCGCAGCGCGTACGCGGACCGGGGCAGTCGCGCCCGCTCGGCCGCGTCCGTTCGGGTGGCCGTCGTGGCGGTCGTACGGGCCGTGGGGTGCAGGGCGAAGGCGGAGCCGCAGACGGCGAGCAGGAGCGCGGCCACGAGGAGCGCGGCGGCGGGGTGGGCGAGGGCGGCGGCGAGGCCGACGAAGGCCGGGCCGAGGACGAAGGACACCTCGTCGAGGGTGCCCTCGAAGGAGAGCACCGCGCCGACGAGCCGGTCGTCCGCGCCGGAGCGGCGGGCGAGGGCCACCGAGCGGGTCCGGGCGAGCGGCCCGATCTGGGGGACGGTGGCCCCGGCGAGCGCGCCGAGCAGCATCAGCCAGCCGGTGGCCGCGTGGGCGAGCGCGGCGAGGACGAGGGCGGTGACGGCGACCGCGTTGGCGAAGGAGGCGGCGAGGACGACGCCCCGCTGGCCGTGCCGGTCGGCGAGGCGGCCGATGACGGGTCCGGCGACGGTCTGTCCGGCCGCGAGCGCGCCGCCCGCGAGGCCGGCCGTGGCGAGCGAACCGCTGGTCTCGGCGACCAGGAGCAGGCTGCCGAGCTGGCACATGGCCGTGGGCAGCCGGCCGAGGAAGGAGACGACCGGCAGGACCGGCCCGAGCAGCGAGAACGTGTCGCGATACATCCGGAGCATCACTGGAACGTAACGCGATGCACTCGAACGGGTGCATGGGGCGATGACACAGAAGCCCTCGCGCGGGGTACGTACGTTCGCATGACCTCCCTCCCGTCCTTTTCCTCCCGCACGGCCCCCTCCTCCTCGCCGACCGGTTCCGCCCTCCCGGCCGCCACCTACCGGCTCCAGCTCCAGCCGGATTTCCCGTTCGCCGCCGCTGAGCGGGCCGTGCCGCATCTCGCCGGGCTCGGGGTCTCGCACCTCCACCTCTCCCCCGTCCTGGAGGCGGTGCCCGGCTCGACCCACGGCTACGACGTCACCGACCACCGGTCCGTACGGGCCGAGCTGGGCGGCGAGGAGGGGCTGCGAGCCCTGGCCGCGACCGCGCGGGCCCACGGTCTCGGCCTCGTCGTGGACCTGGTCCCCAACCACATGGCGGCCTCCCCCCGGCACAACCACGCGCTGCGGTCGGTGCTCCGCGAGGGCCCGGACTCGCCGTACGCCCGCTGGTTCGACGTCGACTGGAGCGCCGGGGACGGCAGGCTGCTGCTGCCGGTGCTGCCCGCGCGGCTTCCCGAGGTACGGGACCGGCTGCGGGTCTCGGACGGGGCGCTGCACCTCGACGACCAGGAGTTCCCGCTGCGGGCCGGTACGGAGGGGCTGCCGCTCGACGAGCTGCTCGACGCCCAGTGGTACCGGCTCGGCTGGTGGAGGCTGGCCCGCACCGAGCTCAACTACCGCCGCTTCTTCACCATTTCGGAGCTCATCGGGGTGCGGGTGGAGGACCCCGGGGTGTTCGCGGCGACCCACGCGAAGATCGTGGAGCTGGTGGCGGACGGGGTGGTCGAGGGGCTGCGCATCGACCACCCGGACGGGCTCGCCGACCCGCAGGGGTACTTGGAGGACCTGGCGGCGGCGACCGGCGGGCGCTGCTGGACGGTGGTGGAGAAGATCCTCACGGGAGCGGAGACCCTGCCCGCCGCCTGGCCCGTCGCGGGCACCACCGGCTACGACGCGCTGCGGCAGATCGAGGGGGTCCTCACGGATCCGATCGGATCCGACGAACTGGCCGACGTGTACCGGGAGTTCACCCACAGCGCCGGGGACCGGGGCGGCCACTGGGAGGCGACCGCGCGGCGCGCCGCGTACGAGGTGGTGACGCACGACCTGGCCGCCGAGACGGCCGCGCTGACCCGGCTCGCGGAGCGGATCTGCACGGCCGACCCGGCACTGCGGGACCACGCGCCCTGGGCCCTGCGGACCGCGGTCCGGGAGCTGCTCGTCCGGGTGCCGGTCTACCGGACCTACCGGACGGGCGGCGAGGAGGTCCTGACCCCGGCGGCGGCGCGGGGCGCGAAGGCCGCGTTCGCCGTGCCGGAGGAGGCCTCGGCCGTCGACCTCGTACGGGAGTTGGCGCTCGGCTCGCGGGGGGACGGTCCGGAACACCGGGCGTTCCGCGCCCGGTTCGCGCAGACCTCCTCGGCTCTGCGGGCCAAGTCCGTGGAGGACACGGCCTTCTACCGGTACACGCCGCTGCTCTCGGCGAACGAGGTGGGCGGCGACGCGGGACGTCCGGCGGTGTCGGCCGACGAGTTCCACGCGTACTGCCTGCGGATCGCCCGGGACTGGCCGGCCACCGGGACCGTGCTGTCCACGCACGACACCAAGCGCAGCGCGGACGTGCGGGCCGCGATCGCGGTGCTCGCGCAGTGCCCGGAGGTGTGGGCGGCGCTCCTGACCGAGGTCGCGGGGGTTCCCGCGCCCGATCCGCACCTCGCGTGGACGGCCTGGCAGACGGCCTTCGGCTTCGGCGCGCCGGACGCGGACCGGCTCGGGCCCGCGGTCCTCAAGTCCGTACGGGAGGCGGGTCTTCGGACCAGCTGGACCGAGCCGGACACGGCGTACGAGCGGGCGGTGACCGAGTTCACGGCGGCGGGGCCCGGCCGGATCCCGCTGCGGTCGGCCTCGGAGGCGGCCTTCGCGCTGGAGCCGCACATCCGGGCCCACGCGCTCGGCGCGGCCCTCGTCCAGCTGACGATGCCGGGGGTGCCGGAGCTGTACCAGAACACGGAGCGGGAGTACCGGGCGCTCGTCGACCCGGACAACAGGGCCCCGTTCGCGATCGGCCCGGACGACGACAGGACGGCCCTGGTCCGGGCGGCGCTGCGGCTGCGCCGGGAGCGCCCGGAGGCCTTCGGCGCCACGGGCACGTACATCCCGCTGACGGCCGAGGGCCCGGCCGCCGCGCACTGCCTGGCCTTCGCCCGCTCCGGCGAGGTGATCACCGCCGTGACCCGGCTCTCGCTGCGCCTCGCGGAGGCGGGCGGCTGGCAGGACACCGAGCTGGTACTTCCGGACGGCCACTGGGCCGATGTCCTGGACGGCGTAAGGGAGTTCACCGGCGGCCCGGCGACGGAGCTGAAGCTCGCGGAGCTCTTCGCGGACCGGCCTGTGGCGATGCTCGCCCGGTTGGACGGCTGAGGCCTGTCCGGCGGACCGCGGCCCCGGCCATGATCCGCCGGACAGGCCCTGAGGGCTCCCGGGGACGGGCCCCGGGAGCGGCAGGTCGATCAGAAGCGGGAGGCTCGCGTGACCTCGCACTCGGTGTACTCGGAGCCGTCGCCGGTTCCGATGTACGGGGTGGTCACCTCGGCGCTCACGGAGGCGCCCGCCGCGACCGCGATACCGGTCTTGAGCGCGGTCGCCGGGAGGACACTGCCGCCCGCGACACCCTTGAACTTCATGGTGACGTTGTAGTCGTAGTCCATCGAGCCGTCGTTCTTGACGGTGATCCGGGCGACGAGGTTCTTGGTCGCCTGGTCGTACTTGCACTCGTTGATGATCACGTCGCGGATCGCCTTGTCGGCGCTGCTGGAGCCGCCGGGCAGGGAGCCGCCGGAGGTGCTGCCGTTGTCGTTGTGGTCGCTGCCGCCGGAACTGCTGGAGCTGCCGCTGCTGCCGCTGCTGCTGTTGTCACAGCCGCCGCCGCCGGAACCGCGGGCACCGGTCAGGGCGACGACCGCGACGGCGGCGACAGCGATGGCGCGGACATGACGCATCTTCATGTTTCAATCCCCGTTGAAAGTGGCAAGAAAGAGGGGCTCTTTGACGAGCGCACGTCACCCTAGCAGCGGTGGCGGACCCCTCGTCCAAGCCCCGGATCAGCCTCCCGGGCGGACGATCAGGCTGCGCGGGGCACGGGTGATGAGGCCGGTGGCGGCGGGACGGAAGCCGTCGGCGAGGCGTAGCCGGGGCATCGCCGTGAAGAGCGCGCGCAGGGCGTACTCGGCCTCCAGGCCGGCGAGCAGGACGGCGGGGCAGAAGCCGCTGCCGTAGGTGAGCTGGCCCGGGTCGTCGCGGAACGGGTCGAAGCGCTCGGGCTCGCGGAAGCGTTCCGGGTCCCGGCCGGCGGAGCCGACGAGCAGGGCGACGGACGCGCCCGCCGGGATGAGGCCGCCGCTGACCCGGACCTCGGAGCGGGTGCGGCGTACGGCGATCTGCACGGGCGGGTCGCGGCGCAGCGACTCGGCCCAGGCGCGGGCGGTCAGCCCGGTGGGGGCGTCGCGGAGGGCGGCGACCTGGTCGGGGTCGGCGAGGACGTTGCCGAGGAAGGAGGCGAGGGCCTTCTCCCGTACGGCGATCTGGCCGCCGCATTCGCCGGCGAGCGCCCCGGCCGCCCGGCCGCGCACGAGCCGCATCATGTCGCGGTAGGGCACGCCGACGGCGGCGGCGACGGTCCCTGCGGGCAGCCAGTGGCAGAAGTCGGCGACGAGGTCGGCCTGCGGGCGTTCGGCGATGCGGCGGGCGAGGACGTACGCCGTGCGTTCGGTGACGTTCCTCAACTCGGCCATGTCGACGTCGACATGTGCCCGCGAGCAGGGTGGGTCGCCCGGCCGGTGCCCGTGGGTGAACCGGGTGTCGGTGAGGGCGGCGGCGACGTCCGCGTACCGGCTGAGGACCCAGGCGCGCAGCAGTGGGTCGTACGTGAGCGGGAACTGTTCCCGCAGGGTCCGGTGGATCGCGTGCGGGTCGTGGGTGGCGCCGGGGTCGAGGGGGCTCGGTGCGACGGTCCGCCCGGTGGGCGCGAAGGGTTCGGCGAGTCCGGCGGGCCCCACGGGACCGGTGGCCGTCGGGTCGGCGGCGGTCCGCACCCGGCCCGGGAAGGCGGTGCCCCGGAGCGCGGTCGCGCCGGGCTCGACGGTCGGGATCGCGGCGGAGACCGTGCCCGGTGCCATCGACGGCAGTCTCGTCCAGGGGTCCCCGGACTCCTCCGGCCGGTCGTTCCGTGTGCCGCGGTCCGGTATGCCGCGGGTCGGCTCGTCGCTCATCGCGCCCCCTGTCGATCGGCGGTGGGTGCCGCGGCCGGAGAATCGTGGCGCGCGTCTCCCCACCCCATCACCGGGCGGCCCGCACGGCGCGTCACGTACCGCCGAACGGGTGATGGGCGGGGGCGGGCGGTTCAGCCGTGGGAGAGCCGGAACGACATCTGGCCGAAGCCGATCACGTCTCCGGGCCGTACGACCACCGCGCCGGAGACCCGGCGCCCGTTGACGGTCGTCCCGTTCGTCGAGCCGAGGTCGCGCAGCACCCACATCCCGCTCTGCAGCGAGAGCTCGGCGTGCAGCCGGGAGGCGGTCTCGTGGCTGAGCCGCAGGCCGTTCACCGGGTCGCGGCCGATCCGCAGCGGGTGCGGGCCGGGGAGCGGGAGCAGCAGCTTCGGCAGCCGCTCCGCGCGCCAGGCGCGCCCGATCCGCACCGTGAACGCCGACATCCGCTCGACCGCGCCGACGACCCGCCGGGTCCAGGTGCCCTCGGTCCGCAGGTCGGCGACGAGCAGGTCGAGCTCGTCCGACCGGCGGGCCTGGAGCGCGCGCTCCATCCGGTAGACGAAAGTGTCGTGCGAGAGGCGTCCCTGAGCGGCGCCCTCACGGAGCAGCCCGAGCGCACGGTCCCGCTCGGCGTCGGTCAGCCGAGGGGTGTTCGCCGGAAGCTCGAAGGGGGTCGTCACACCCGTGATTGTCGGCCCGGCAGGCCCGAAGTGTCCAGAAGGGCCCCCGACCTGGGAACTCCGTACCGGCCTGACAAGATCGCTGCTACGGTCTGCGGTCTCCACATCAGAGATCCCCAGGGGGAAACACGACGTGACCGCGTCTTCTTCTACCACTTCCGTTGCGCAGGCCGCCGGTGTGGCGAACCTCGTCATACGTCCGCTCGCGGGACCCGAGGAACTGGACCTGTTCCTCCGTCTCACGTACTCGCTCGACCACGAGCTCGCCGACGACCTCGCCACCGGCCGCCGCCTCCCCGCGTGGATGTGGGTGGCGCTGGACGGCGACCGGCTCCTCGGCCGGATCGCCTGGTGGACGAACAAGGAGGGCGCCGAGCCGCTGGCGCTCGACTTCTTCGACCTCGCCCCGGAGCTGACGGATGAGGAGCGCGCGGACATCGGCCTGCGGCTCCTGGAGACGGCGATGGCCTCGGTCGTCCCGGCGGGCACGCAGCGCCCCGAGTTCGGCCGGTTCATGCCGGCGGACTGGCGCGAGGTCCCGGAGACCCGGTCCGTCCTGGAGTCCCTGTTCGCGGTACTGGAGCGGACGGACGCCCGTCCGCTGGTCGAGCGGTTCCGGCTGGAGTGGCAGCCCGGCACGCCCGTACCGGAGCCGAAGGGCCGCCTGGAGTTCCGTCCGGTGCGGGACCGCGAGGATCTGATCGCGCTGATGACGCCCGTCATGGAGGGCACGCTCGACGCGCACGGCCAGGCCGACCTGGCGACCGGGCTCTCGGCCCGGGAGGCGGCCGAACTGCACTACGACGAAGAGCTCGCGCACTACACCTCGCCCCAGGAGTGGTGGCAGGTCGCGCAGCTGCCGGAGAGCGGCGAGCCGGTCGGCTTCGTGATCCCCGCGCGGAACAACTACCACCACACCATCGCCTACATCGGCGTGCTGCCCGCCCACCGCGGGCACGGCTACATCGACGACATCCTGGCGGAGGGCACCCGGATCCTGGCCGCCCAGGACGTGCCCCGGATCAGGGCGGCGACGGACCTGGGGAACGTCCCGATGGCGGCGTCCTTCGCCCGGGCGGGCTACGTCAACTTCGAGCGCGCGATCAACTACGTGTGGGACGCGCCGGGCGCGTCGGAGTCCTGACTGCCAGGATGGACGGGGTAGTCAGTGGTTGAGTGGCTGGTCCGTCGACGAGGGGATTCCCGTGCTCTTCGAGGTGTGGGCGCCGAGCGCCCGTAACCGGGTGATGCTGGCGCTGAACGGCACCAACCACCCCTTGGAGAGGGACGCCGAACGGGACGGCTGGTGGACCGGTGTCGTACCCGCCGAGGACGGCGACCGGTACGGCTTCGCCCTCGACCACCGGCCCGTCCTGCCGGACCCGCGCTCCCGCCGGCTGCCCGACGGCCCCGACGGCCTGAGCGCGGTCGTCGACCACTCCTCGTACGTCTGGCGGCACGAGTCCCCGCGGCTGCGGCTGCGCAGCGCGGTCCTGTACGAGCTGCACGTCGGCACCTTCACCCCCGAGGGCACGCTCGACGCGGCGACCGCCCGCCTCGGGGAGCTCGCGGGCCTCGGCATCACCCATGTGGAGCTGATGCCGCTGTGCCCGTTCCCCGGGGTGCGGGGCTGGGGGTACGACGGGGTGGCGCCGTGGGCGGTCCACGAGCCGTACGGGGGCCCGGAGGCCCTCAAGCGGTTCGTGGACGCCGCGCACGGTCTCGGCATGGGCGTGGTCCTGGACGTCGTCCACAACCACCTCGGCCCGTCCGGCAACCATCTCCCGTCCTTCGGCCCGTACTTCACGGACACGCACCACACGCCGTGGGGTGCGGCGGTGAACCTGGACGCGCCGGGTTCGGACGAGGTCCGGGCGTACTTCCTGGGGAGCGCGCTGGCGTGGCTGCGGGACTACCGGATCGACGGGCTGCGGCTCGACGCGGTGCACGCGCTCGCCGACACCCGGGCACTGACCTTCCTCGAAGAACTCTCCTCTGCCGTGGACGAGTTGGCGAAGGAGCAGGCCCGCCAGCACTTCCTGATCGCCGAGTCCGACCTCGCCGACCCGCGCACCACGACCCCGCGCACGCTCGGCGGCCTCGGCGTCCACGCCCAGTGGAACGACGACTTCCATCATTCCCTGCACACGGCGCTGACCGGTGAATCCCAGGGCTACTACGGCGACTTCGCGCGAGCCCCGATCGCGGCGCTCACCAAGACGCTCACGCACGTCTTCTTCCACGACGGTACGTACTCGACGTTCCGGGGCCGCCGCCACGGCCGCCCGGTGGACCGGGAGCGCACGCCCGCGCACCGCTTCCTGGGGTACGCCCAGACCCACGACCAGATCGGCAACAGGGCCCTGGGTGACCGCCTTTCGGCCTCCCTCTCCCCCGGTCTGCTCGCCTGCGCGGCGACCCTCGTCCTGACCGGCCCCTCCGTGCCGATGCTGTTCATGGGCGAGGAATGGGGGGCGCACACGCCCTGGCAGTACTTCACCGACCACACCGACCCGGAGCTGGCGGAGGCCGTACGGCGCGGCAGGCGGCGGGAGTTCGCGGAGCACGGCTGGTCCGAGAACGAGGTCCCCGACCCGCAGGACCCCGCCACGCGCGACCGCTCGGTGCTCGACCGCACCGAGCGCGAACGGGACCCCCACAAGCGTCTCCTCGCCTGGCACCGCCAGCTCATCGCCCTCCGCCGCACCCTGCCGGACCTGACGGACCCGGACCTGGCGGGTGTGAAGGTCGCCTTCGACGAGGAGTCCCGCTGGCTGGTCTTCCGCCGGGGCGACCTGCGGGTCGCGGTCAACCTGGGCAAGGAGCCGGCGGTGATCCCCCTCGGCTCGAACGGCCGCGACCGGGTCCTCGCCGCCTGGGACCCGGTCGACGCCCCGGGCGCGGACGGGGTCCTGCGCCTGCCGGGCGAGTCGGCGATCGTCCTGACGGACGGCTGACAGACGCAGGGCGGGCTACTCGACGATCGCCATCTCGTGCGGGGTGTTGTTGAAGCGGTGGCCCTCGCCGTCCTCCGTCGCCGTCACGATGTCCTCGATGCGGACGCCGAAGCGGCCCGGGAGGTAGACGCCCGGTTCGATCGAGAAGCACATGCCGGGGACGATCGGGAGCTCCTCGCCCTCGATCATGTACGGGGGTTCGTGCGTCGTGACGCCGATGCCGTGGCCCGTGCGGTGGATGAAGTACTCGCCGTAGCCGGCGTCCGTGATGACCTTGCGGGCCGCGCGGTCGACCTCCTGGCAGGCCGCTCCCGGGCGGACCGCCTCGAAGCCGGCCTGCTGGGCCTCGCGGACGAGGTCGTGGACGCGCTGCTCCTCGTCGGTCGGTTCGCCGACGTGGACGGTGCGGGTGGTGTCGGAGCCGTAGCCGTGCTTGAGGCCGCCGAAGTCGAGGACGACCATGTCGCCGCGCTCGATCGTCCGGTC
The sequence above is a segment of the Streptomyces sp. NBC_01255 genome. Coding sequences within it:
- the treZ gene encoding malto-oligosyltrehalose trehalohydrolase — encoded protein: MLFEVWAPSARNRVMLALNGTNHPLERDAERDGWWTGVVPAEDGDRYGFALDHRPVLPDPRSRRLPDGPDGLSAVVDHSSYVWRHESPRLRLRSAVLYELHVGTFTPEGTLDAATARLGELAGLGITHVELMPLCPFPGVRGWGYDGVAPWAVHEPYGGPEALKRFVDAAHGLGMGVVLDVVHNHLGPSGNHLPSFGPYFTDTHHTPWGAAVNLDAPGSDEVRAYFLGSALAWLRDYRIDGLRLDAVHALADTRALTFLEELSSAVDELAKEQARQHFLIAESDLADPRTTTPRTLGGLGVHAQWNDDFHHSLHTALTGESQGYYGDFARAPIAALTKTLTHVFFHDGTYSTFRGRRHGRPVDRERTPAHRFLGYAQTHDQIGNRALGDRLSASLSPGLLACAATLVLTGPSVPMLFMGEEWGAHTPWQYFTDHTDPELAEAVRRGRRREFAEHGWSENEVPDPQDPATRDRSVLDRTERERDPHKRLLAWHRQLIALRRTLPDLTDPDLAGVKVAFDEESRWLVFRRGDLRVAVNLGKEPAVIPLGSNGRDRVLAAWDPVDAPGADGVLRLPGESAIVLTDG
- the treY gene encoding malto-oligosyltrehalose synthase, producing the protein MTSLPSFSSRTAPSSSPTGSALPAATYRLQLQPDFPFAAAERAVPHLAGLGVSHLHLSPVLEAVPGSTHGYDVTDHRSVRAELGGEEGLRALAATARAHGLGLVVDLVPNHMAASPRHNHALRSVLREGPDSPYARWFDVDWSAGDGRLLLPVLPARLPEVRDRLRVSDGALHLDDQEFPLRAGTEGLPLDELLDAQWYRLGWWRLARTELNYRRFFTISELIGVRVEDPGVFAATHAKIVELVADGVVEGLRIDHPDGLADPQGYLEDLAAATGGRCWTVVEKILTGAETLPAAWPVAGTTGYDALRQIEGVLTDPIGSDELADVYREFTHSAGDRGGHWEATARRAAYEVVTHDLAAETAALTRLAERICTADPALRDHAPWALRTAVRELLVRVPVYRTYRTGGEEVLTPAAARGAKAAFAVPEEASAVDLVRELALGSRGDGPEHRAFRARFAQTSSALRAKSVEDTAFYRYTPLLSANEVGGDAGRPAVSADEFHAYCLRIARDWPATGTVLSTHDTKRSADVRAAIAVLAQCPEVWAALLTEVAGVPAPDPHLAWTAWQTAFGFGAPDADRLGPAVLKSVREAGLRTSWTEPDTAYERAVTEFTAAGPGRIPLRSASEAAFALEPHIRAHALGAALVQLTMPGVPELYQNTEREYRALVDPDNRAPFAIGPDDDRTALVRAALRLRRERPEAFGATGTYIPLTAEGPAAAHCLAFARSGEVITAVTRLSLRLAEAGGWQDTELVLPDGHWADVLDGVREFTGGPATELKLAELFADRPVAMLARLDG
- a CDS encoding MFS transporter is translated as MYRDTFSLLGPVLPVVSFLGRLPTAMCQLGSLLLVAETSGSLATAGLAGGALAAGQTVAGPVIGRLADRHGQRGVVLAASFANAVAVTALVLAALAHAATGWLMLLGALAGATVPQIGPLARTRSVALARRSGADDRLVGAVLSFEGTLDEVSFVLGPAFVGLAAALAHPAAALLVAALLLAVCGSAFALHPTARTTATTATRTDAAERARLPRSAYALRGTMVLQGAMFGASQAGITALTEELGAPAQAGLVYAAMGVMSAAVGLSLAALPARIGLTTRWRAATAGLVVLSVPLLFVGSLGALYAVVVVLGAAYAPHLITVFGLTERTVPAARLAESMAFLTSGIVGGQALALAVSGRLAEGHGAPAAFAVAVGAAVACALLSWTVRVTPPVREVRPAVAARSD
- a CDS encoding GNAT family N-acetyltransferase, which translates into the protein MANLVIRPLAGPEELDLFLRLTYSLDHELADDLATGRRLPAWMWVALDGDRLLGRIAWWTNKEGAEPLALDFFDLAPELTDEERADIGLRLLETAMASVVPAGTQRPEFGRFMPADWREVPETRSVLESLFAVLERTDARPLVERFRLEWQPGTPVPEPKGRLEFRPVRDREDLIALMTPVMEGTLDAHGQADLATGLSAREAAELHYDEELAHYTSPQEWWQVAQLPESGEPVGFVIPARNNYHHTIAYIGVLPAHRGHGYIDDILAEGTRILAAQDVPRIRAATDLGNVPMAASFARAGYVNFERAINYVWDAPGASES
- the glgX gene encoding glycogen debranching protein GlgX, encoding MQVWPGQAYPLGATYDGAGTNFAVFSEAAHRIELCLLHDDGSETAVELRETDAFVRHAYLPGVMPGQRYGFRVHGPYAPERGLRCNAAKLLLDPYARAVSGQVKWGEAVYGYPFGRPDARNDLDSAPDTMTSVVVNPYFDWGDDRRPRTEYHHTVIYEAHVKGLTMLHPDLPEELRGTYAGLAHPAVIGHLKQLGVTALELMPVHQFVNDHRLVDAGLSNYWGYNTIGFFAPHNAYASWGDRGQQVLEFKSAVRALHQAGIEVILDVVYNHTAEGNHLGPTLSFRGLDNPSYYRLSNDPRYYTDTTGTGNSLLMRSPHVLQMIMDSLRYWVTEMHVDGFRFDLAATLARQFHEVDRLSSFFDLVQQDPVVSQVKLIAEPWDVGEGGYQVGNFPPLWTEWNGKYRDCVRDLWRGEPRTLAEFASRLTGSSDLYQDDGRRPLASVNFVTCHDGFTLRDLVSYNEKHNEANGEGNRDGESYNRSWNCGEEGDTEDVGITELRARQMRNFLATLMLSQGVPMLSHGDEFGRTQGGNNNAYCQDNEVSWVRWPKANSEAEATLLRFTRSMVRLRREHPVFRRRRFFHGRPVEGTHDELTDIAWFTPEGEEMTSRDWQAAHAQALTVFLNGNAISEPGTQGERIADDSFLLMFNASAKELEFVVPDSHGRYWRMVVDTSDPEGMPPQEGPELAGGERVTLAPLSLTVLRRPA
- a CDS encoding DUF1707 and FHA domain-containing protein encodes the protein MTTPFELPANTPRLTDAERDRALGLLREGAAQGRLSHDTFVYRMERALQARRSDELDLLVADLRTEGTWTRRVVGAVERMSAFTVRIGRAWRAERLPKLLLPLPGPHPLRIGRDPVNGLRLSHETASRLHAELSLQSGMWVLRDLGSTNGTTVNGRRVSGAVVVRPGDVIGFGQMSFRLSHG
- a CDS encoding cytochrome P450; translation: MSDEPTRGIPDRGTRNDRPEESGDPWTRLPSMAPGTVSAAIPTVEPGATALRGTAFPGRVRTAADPTATGPVGPAGLAEPFAPTGRTVAPSPLDPGATHDPHAIHRTLREQFPLTYDPLLRAWVLSRYADVAAALTDTRFTHGHRPGDPPCSRAHVDVDMAELRNVTERTAYVLARRIAERPQADLVADFCHWLPAGTVAAAVGVPYRDMMRLVRGRAAGALAGECGGQIAVREKALASFLGNVLADPDQVAALRDAPTGLTARAWAESLRRDPPVQIAVRRTRSEVRVSGGLIPAGASVALLVGSAGRDPERFREPERFDPFRDDPGQLTYGSGFCPAVLLAGLEAEYALRALFTAMPRLRLADGFRPAATGLITRAPRSLIVRPGG